One genomic window of Sphingobacterium oryzagri includes the following:
- a CDS encoding SusC/RagA family TonB-linked outer membrane protein: protein MNKIFQQCCSLAILMLLSVGTLFAQQAVTGKVTDANGALPGVTVSVAGTTNGTQTDADGNFSIQATSGAKLKFTMIGYLTQEVTVTGNVINVNLKEDAGSLDEVVVTAMGIKREAKALGYAVSNITPKELTQAGTTNVATALYGKAPGVAVMAAPGGASSAVNIQIRGINSINYNRQPLLVVDGVIIRNEQQGGATGRNNNNYWDDQRVRGNGFLDINPADIETMSILKGSAASALYGSDAASGVIVITTKKGSKDRGLGVDFSYNGSIERAAFLPKFQNIYGPGYDEATNLAAGATAEGWIPDANSPSGRRPYFSAYGAFGPQFTGEEVRWWDGSTRRYEARPDNYRNIFDNGYNSNINVGISNQTDKINYRLSATRMDYKSTSPGSKQTKNTLNLNSSVKLSDKISTDIVATYINTNTHNRTFLLGQVLGSYAGFINRSEDMSLLKSAYQNSQGYKYSTLPTGRPEAFVYNMRGANLLDLFWNQYRNSYDEREDRLLTSATLNWDLVKNLKFRGRIGSDLTAAQSEDKRYNEYPTAFNSTSSSTGGFTTTKGIYNILYGDLLLTYSNKIATDFNYSISGGFQSRKEQFNDQSSGTTNGLVTENWFSLNNSYGIFSASNARKEMLKYAYFGLLNFDYKNYVFLEGTLRREYSSTLPAPNNVYNYGSVSGSFVFSEAFKINSDKFNFGKLRASYGIVGNDAGIYQANVAYNQTSLQTVNGSVPSLTYGSNYGNLNLLPERKYEFEIGTELKFLNSRLGLDVSYYDNVIKNQILNLNTAYSAGASAQIVNVGKLANRGLEISLTGTPIATENFSWTARLNYSNNVSYVQELPAGLSELVFYDSDQSSLRVVARNGDKLGDIYVYPRATDANGNLLISDEGFYVIDKTRYEKVGNILPKAIGGLTNTLNYKNYSLDFTVDYRFGGQMVSQPTKYQTGAGLFENTLAYREGGVTLDGVNVNTGQRNEVNISAADYYLNTFNWGYDAWNEEGAVFDNNFIKMRELALSYRLPTAVSDRLKLNNLRFSLVGRNLFYFYRTLENLDPEAPVGNQWYSQGIDVGSSAATRSFGFSINASF from the coding sequence ATGAACAAAATTTTTCAACAATGTTGCAGCTTAGCAATATTGATGCTGTTAAGCGTCGGTACGCTATTCGCGCAGCAAGCGGTTACTGGAAAGGTAACTGATGCTAACGGGGCTCTTCCAGGCGTTACGGTTTCCGTAGCGGGAACAACCAATGGCACACAAACCGATGCGGATGGTAATTTTTCCATTCAAGCGACGAGTGGCGCTAAACTGAAATTTACCATGATCGGCTACTTAACGCAAGAGGTAACCGTTACTGGAAATGTTATTAACGTAAATCTTAAAGAAGATGCCGGATCGCTTGATGAGGTTGTCGTTACCGCTATGGGGATCAAGCGTGAAGCGAAAGCTTTGGGATATGCTGTTAGTAACATCACGCCTAAAGAATTAACGCAAGCTGGAACGACCAATGTGGCGACTGCGCTTTATGGTAAAGCGCCCGGTGTTGCGGTGATGGCTGCACCTGGTGGTGCATCAAGTGCTGTCAACATTCAGATTCGCGGCATCAACTCCATCAACTACAACAGACAACCGTTGTTGGTCGTTGACGGTGTTATCATCCGTAACGAGCAGCAGGGCGGTGCGACTGGACGTAACAACAACAACTATTGGGATGATCAACGTGTACGCGGAAATGGCTTTTTAGATATCAACCCGGCTGATATTGAAACCATGAGCATTTTAAAAGGTTCTGCAGCAAGTGCATTGTATGGATCAGACGCGGCTAGCGGCGTAATCGTTATTACGACCAAAAAAGGTTCTAAAGATAGAGGATTGGGTGTAGACTTTAGCTACAACGGATCGATTGAAAGAGCTGCTTTTTTACCTAAATTTCAAAACATTTATGGTCCTGGATACGACGAGGCAACTAACCTTGCAGCCGGTGCTACTGCCGAAGGTTGGATTCCGGATGCAAATTCTCCGTCGGGAAGAAGACCTTATTTTAGCGCTTATGGTGCCTTTGGCCCTCAGTTTACGGGCGAAGAAGTACGTTGGTGGGATGGCTCAACAAGACGCTACGAAGCACGTCCAGACAATTACAGAAATATCTTTGACAACGGTTATAACTCCAATATTAATGTTGGTATCTCCAATCAGACGGATAAAATCAATTACCGTTTGAGCGCTACGCGGATGGATTATAAGAGCACGAGTCCAGGTTCAAAACAAACAAAAAATACGTTGAATTTAAATTCATCGGTTAAGCTTTCGGACAAGATCAGCACGGATATCGTAGCTACCTATATCAATACGAATACGCATAACAGAACCTTTTTGTTAGGCCAGGTGCTGGGAAGCTACGCAGGTTTTATAAACCGTAGCGAAGATATGTCGTTATTAAAATCAGCTTACCAAAACTCACAAGGCTATAAGTATTCTACACTGCCTACAGGCAGACCGGAGGCATTTGTTTACAATATGCGTGGAGCCAACTTGTTAGATTTATTCTGGAATCAATATAGAAATAGCTACGACGAACGTGAAGACCGTTTGTTGACCAGTGCAACCTTAAACTGGGATTTGGTTAAAAACCTGAAATTTAGAGGTCGGATCGGTAGTGATTTAACTGCTGCGCAGTCAGAAGATAAACGATACAACGAGTACCCAACAGCATTCAACTCTACGTCAAGCAGTACAGGTGGTTTTACGACGACTAAAGGTATCTACAATATTTTGTACGGGGATTTGTTATTGACCTATTCCAACAAAATCGCAACGGATTTCAACTATTCGATTAGTGGAGGTTTTCAGTCGCGCAAAGAGCAATTTAACGACCAATCTTCTGGAACGACCAATGGTTTGGTAACTGAAAATTGGTTTAGCTTGAACAATAGCTACGGTATCTTTTCTGCATCTAACGCACGTAAAGAGATGTTGAAATATGCTTATTTTGGTTTGTTAAACTTCGATTACAAGAACTATGTGTTTTTAGAAGGTACCTTAAGAAGAGAATACTCATCGACTTTACCAGCGCCAAATAATGTGTACAATTATGGATCTGTTAGTGGAAGTTTTGTATTCAGCGAAGCGTTCAAAATCAATTCTGACAAATTTAATTTTGGTAAGTTGAGAGCGTCTTACGGTATTGTGGGTAACGATGCCGGCATCTATCAGGCAAACGTCGCTTACAACCAAACATCGTTACAAACCGTCAATGGTTCTGTTCCTTCATTAACCTACGGTTCGAACTATGGAAACCTAAACTTGTTGCCGGAGCGTAAGTACGAATTTGAAATTGGTACAGAATTGAAGTTTTTAAATAGCCGTTTAGGTTTAGATGTTAGTTACTACGATAACGTAATTAAAAACCAAATTTTAAACCTGAACACCGCCTATTCAGCGGGTGCTTCAGCACAAATTGTCAACGTCGGGAAATTAGCCAATAGAGGTTTAGAGATTTCATTAACAGGCACACCGATCGCGACGGAAAACTTCAGTTGGACAGCGCGTTTAAATTATTCGAACAACGTTTCGTATGTACAAGAGTTGCCAGCAGGCTTGTCAGAACTTGTATTTTATGATTCCGACCAGAGTTCACTACGTGTGGTTGCGCGCAACGGGGATAAACTAGGCGATATCTACGTTTATCCAAGAGCTACCGACGCAAATGGCAATTTGTTGATCTCTGACGAAGGTTTTTACGTCATTGATAAAACGCGTTATGAGAAAGTTGGTAATATTTTGCCTAAAGCAATTGGCGGGTTAACCAATACTCTTAATTACAAAAATTATTCACTAGATTTTACCGTGGATTATCGTTTTGGCGGACAAATGGTATCGCAACCTACTAAATACCAAACGGGTGCTGGTCTTTTCGAAAATACCTTGGCTTATAGAGAAGGTGGTGTAACGTTAGACGGTGTAAATGTAAACACAGGTCAGCGTAACGAGGTAAATATTTCGGCTGCTGATTATTACTTGAACACGTTCAACTGGGGTTACGATGCCTGGAATGAAGAAGGTGCTGTTTTTGATAACAATTTTATCAAAATGCGTGAATTGGCACTTAGTTACCGATTGCCAACAGCAGTAAGCGATAGGCTTAAGCTAAATAATTTACGGTTTTCGCTTGTTGGGCGTAACTTATTTTATTTCTACCGCACACTGGAAAACCTGGATCCAGAGGCTCCTGTCGGAAACCAATGGTATAGTCAAGGTATAGACGTAGGTTCGTCTGCTGCAACACGCAGTTTCGGATTTTCTATAAATGCTAGTTTCTAG